The following DNA comes from Flavisolibacter ginsenosidimutans.
AATAACATACTTCCGGCCTGGCACAAAAAAGACATCCCCGCGCAAGACGGCAGCCTGTGGGCGCCGGACATTCATTATGCCAACGGCAAGTATTATCTCTATTATTCGGTTTCGGCCTGGATGAATTTTAATTCAAGCATCGGTCTTGCCACCAACACCACGCTTGATTCAACCTCGCCGGCTTATCATTGGAAAGACGAAGGCAAAGTGATTGATTTTCGAAACGGTGGCGAAGGTGTGAACACAATTGACCCGAATGCTTTTCGTGACAAAGACAGGCTTTGGTTGTTTTACGGTTCGTACAAAGCCGGTTTGCGCCTGGTAGAATTGAATCCTGTAACCGGTAAATTGCTTAACGAACAGGCCCCGCAACCCACTGTCATTACAACTTCATTAGGAGAAGGTGTGTTCGTCATAAAAGGCGGTGGCTACTATCACATTTTTGCTTCACGCGGACGTTGTTGTGCGGGCATGAACAGCACTTACCAAATTGTGATGGGCCGTTCAAAAAACATCAAAGGTCCTTATCTGAACAAAGAAGGCAAGAGTTGGGCGGACAACAATTATTCGCTTTTTCTTGCCGGCGATACAACCGAACCGGGACGAGGCCACAACGGTTTCTTTACCGAAGGCGATACGACCTTTGTTGTTTATCATGCGTACACACGTTCGGCGGCCGGTGCTTCACTGCTAAACATTAAACCGCTTTACGTGGACGAAAACGGATGGCCCACACTTGACCGATCAAAAAAATTATTCAAAAGAGAAGAATAAATTAAACAATGAAACTGCTCTCATTCACGGCCTTGTTGGTTATGGCAAACAACGTTGTTCTTGCGCAACCAACAAACGCAAACAATGGCTTGTCAAACAAAAAGGACACAAGCTTTACCGCACAAGGCAATCCAATCATTCGCTACAAGTTTACCGCCGATCCTGCGGCAATGGTTTACAAAGGCAAAGTCTATTTATATACCGGTCACGACGTAGCGCCGGAAAAACGGGCCGGTTACGAAATGCACGAATGGCTTTGCTTTTCATCGCCCGATATGAAAACATGGACGGAGCACCCATCGCCATTAAATGTAAAAGCATTTGCCTGGGCCAAAGACGATGCCTGGGCTTCGCAGGTAATAGAAAGAGCCGGAAAATTTTATTGGTACGTCGCCATCACACACGGAACGATCCACGGAAAAGCCATTGGTGTAGCCGTTGCCGATAATCCTTTAGGGCCTTTTAAAGATGCCCGTGGCTCAGCACTTGTTACAAACGACATGACGACGGAAACAAAAATCAGTTGGGATGATATTGACCCAACGGTAATCGTTGACAAAGGCCAGGCTTATTTGTTTTGGGGCAACACAAAATGTTATTGGGCAAAGCTGAAAGAAAACATGATTGAGCTGGACGGACCCATTCACACCGTTGAGTTGCCGCATTACACCGAAGCGCCGTGGGTTCACAAGCGCGGCGATTGGTATTACTTATCCTATGCTTACGAATTCCCGGAGAAAACGGCTT
Coding sequences within:
- a CDS encoding arabinan endo-1,5-alpha-L-arabinosidase, with protein sequence MKKTVLFFLLCAFNLARAQDTINPLKGDIRVHDPVMIKEGKTYYVFHTGRGISIKTSNDKITWRNAGRVFENNILPAWHKKDIPAQDGSLWAPDIHYANGKYYLYYSVSAWMNFNSSIGLATNTTLDSTSPAYHWKDEGKVIDFRNGGEGVNTIDPNAFRDKDRLWLFYGSYKAGLRLVELNPVTGKLLNEQAPQPTVITTSLGEGVFVIKGGGYYHIFASRGRCCAGMNSTYQIVMGRSKNIKGPYLNKEGKSWADNNYSLFLAGDTTEPGRGHNGFFTEGDTTFVVYHAYTRSAAGASLLNIKPLYVDENGWPTLDRSKKLFKREE
- a CDS encoding glycoside hydrolase family 43 protein, with translation MKLLSFTALLVMANNVVLAQPTNANNGLSNKKDTSFTAQGNPIIRYKFTADPAAMVYKGKVYLYTGHDVAPEKRAGYEMHEWLCFSSPDMKTWTEHPSPLNVKAFAWAKDDAWASQVIERAGKFYWYVAITHGTIHGKAIGVAVADNPLGPFKDARGSALVTNDMTTETKISWDDIDPTVIVDKGQAYLFWGNTKCYWAKLKENMIELDGPIHTVELPHYTEAPWVHKRGDWYYLSYAYEFPEKTAYAMSRSVEGPWEYKGLLGEIPGNSNTAHQAIIDFKSKTYFIYHNGALVPDAGSFHRSVCIDYLYYNKDGTMKRVVMTSEGVQ